One part of the Capra hircus breed San Clemente chromosome 4, ASM170441v1, whole genome shotgun sequence genome encodes these proteins:
- the LOC102181752 gene encoding prolactin-inducible protein homolog, whose protein sequence is MYSLHLLLRASPAVLLLILCLQLGTTKAQEDTTSQQLMTMDLQMLQIDGSDEATVVLQVSTDLRECMVIKCYLLSNIPIEGNFNYKFTSCLCNNSPKRFFWDLQTNSTVRVTAVVDVIRELNICPDDWAVIPIKANRFSLTKNLP, encoded by the exons ATGTACTCTCTCCATCTCCTGCTCAGGGCCAGCCCTGCTGTCCTGCTTCTGATTCTTTGCCTGCAGCTGGGGACCACCAAAGCTCAGGAAGACAC AACCAGTCAACAGTTGATGACAATGGACCTGCAGATGCTGCAAATAGACGGGAGTGATGAGGCCACCGTGGTGCTTCAAGTCTCAACAGATCTGAGGGAATGCATGGTG ATTAAATGTTATCTTCTAAGCAACATTCCGATTGAAggcaattttaattataaattcacCTCCTGCCTCTGTAACAATTCCCCGAAGAGATTCTTCTGGGATTTGCAAACCAACA GTACTGTAAGAGTAACAGCAGTGGTTGATGTTATTCGTGAACTAAATATCTGCCCGGATGACTGGGCAGTGATACCTATTAAAGCAAATCGCTTTTCTCTCACTAAGAACCTACCATAG
- the LOC102182197 gene encoding prolactin-inducible protein homolog — translation MHALQLLFKTSAAALLLGLCLTLRTGTAHGQIQNVISANLTTSQIDNSTGYVITLAVSNLISQCIVVKNTLEVSDTVFFPYGNFRFTSCLCGVSTRRFFWEIEAPENGIITGKAQVVSEENICPPGVNISTPVYEIVITRDIIITL, via the exons ATGCATGCTCTTCAGCTTCTCTTCAAGACCAGCGCTGCTGCCCTGCTCCTGGGTCTCTGCCTGACACTGCGGACTGGCACAGCTCACGGACAAAT ACAGAACGTAATTTCAGCGAATCTGACAACTTCTCAGATTGACAACTCAACGGGCTATGTGATAACACTTGCAGTTTCAAATCTTATATCTCAATGCATAGTG gTTAAAAACACACTGGAAGTCTCTGACACGGTCTTTTTTCCTTACGGTAATTTTCGTTTTACCAGCTGTCTGTGTGGTGTTAGTACAAGAAGATTCTTCTGGGAGATAGAAGCACCTG AAAATGGGATCATAACAGGGAAGGCTCAAGTTGTGTCAGAAGAGAATATATGCCCTCCTGGTGTGAATATCTCCACCCCTGTTTATGAAATTGTTATCACACGTGATATCATTATAACACTCTGA